In one window of Kiritimatiellia bacterium DNA:
- a CDS encoding alpha-L-fucosidase, producing the protein MNRMNRREFFRCGMLTMAVAGAPAGATGCVPPHLESYADLFRRDPRAASLAWFRNAKFGLFLHYGLYSILGRGEWVMLHEKIPVAEYERLKEQFTARRFDADFITDLACEAGMRYVNLTSRHHDSFCLFETAQNDFHSKASPARRDLVAELADACRKKKLGLFLYYSYALDWRHPYFYSNEVSKWKSARPAYPVPEPSYRFRRDEDFRHYIEFVHAQLRELLTQYGPLAGVWFDPIMGYYARPDLFPIEETYALVRRLQPHCLISFKQGATGTEDFAAPERAGQSLEQRVRKMIGEENARIAARAWAANRNKWNEICDTLQPHVWGYRKDDDGKHLDATETLNRLAAALGQQCNLLMNTGPLPEGEIHPDDVATLRECGRRIRAQGWLQPRSPAASSAPSPGIS; encoded by the coding sequence ATGAACCGCATGAACCGCCGCGAGTTCTTCCGGTGCGGCATGTTGACGATGGCGGTGGCGGGTGCACCGGCGGGGGCCACGGGCTGCGTCCCTCCGCATCTCGAGTCTTATGCGGACCTTTTCCGTCGTGATCCGCGGGCGGCCTCGCTGGCCTGGTTTCGCAACGCGAAGTTCGGACTGTTCCTTCACTACGGCCTATACTCGATTCTGGGCCGCGGTGAGTGGGTGATGCTGCACGAAAAAATTCCGGTCGCGGAGTACGAACGTTTGAAAGAGCAGTTCACCGCGCGCCGGTTTGACGCGGATTTCATTACCGATCTGGCCTGCGAAGCCGGGATGCGCTACGTGAACCTGACCTCGCGCCACCACGACAGCTTCTGTCTGTTCGAAACGGCGCAGAATGACTTCCACTCGAAGGCTTCGCCGGCCCGCCGCGACCTGGTCGCGGAGCTCGCCGATGCGTGCCGAAAGAAGAAACTGGGGCTCTTTCTGTACTACTCCTACGCGCTGGACTGGCGACACCCCTACTTCTACAGCAATGAGGTGTCGAAATGGAAATCCGCCCGTCCCGCCTACCCCGTCCCGGAGCCGTCGTACCGTTTTCGGCGCGACGAGGATTTCCGCCACTACATCGAGTTCGTGCACGCCCAGCTCCGCGAACTGCTCACTCAGTACGGACCACTGGCGGGAGTATGGTTCGATCCTATCATGGGCTACTACGCGCGGCCGGATTTGTTCCCGATCGAGGAGACCTACGCGCTGGTCCGCCGACTGCAGCCGCACTGTCTGATTTCGTTCAAGCAGGGCGCGACCGGCACCGAGGACTTCGCCGCGCCGGAGCGCGCCGGTCAGTCCCTCGAGCAACGGGTGCGCAAGATGATCGGGGAAGAGAACGCCCGGATTGCTGCTCGCGCGTGGGCCGCAAACCGCAACAAGTGGAACGAAATTTGCGACACGCTGCAGCCCCACGTCTGGGGCTACCGAAAGGACGATGACGGCAAGCACCTCGATGCGACCGAAACCTTGAACCGTCTTGCCGCCGCGCTCGGTCAGCAATGCAACCTGCTGATGAACACAGGTCCTCTGCCGGAGGGCGAGATTCACCCCGATGACGTCGCGACGTTGCGGGAGTGCGGCCGCCGCATTCGTGCACAGGGTTGGCTCCAGCCGCGGTCGCCCGCCGCATCCTCGGCGCCCTCACCGGGCATCAGCTAA
- the xylA gene encoding xylose isomerase, whose protein sequence is MKVLIGDREFFKGIGKIAYEGPESRNPLAFRWYDENRVVAGKKLRDHLRFAVAYWHSFCGTGSDPFGAPTRRLPWLSATDPIQRAKDKMDACFEFATKLGIPFYCFHDYDLVEEGDTLAESERRLQVMVEYAKAKQKASGVKLLWGTANLFSHPRYMNGAATNPDFAVVARAGAQVKMALDITIELGGANYVFWGGREGYLSLLNTDMKRELEHMARFLAMARDYARAQGWKGTLLIEPKPMEPSKHQYDFDAATVIGFLRHHGLDKDFKLNIEVNHSTLANHSFQHELQVAADAGMLGSIDANRGDYQNGWDTDQFPVNLYELVEAMLVILPAGGFKTGGINFDAKVRRNSTDLEDMVIAHITGMDAFARALIVADEILRSSPYLKLRRERYASFDSGDGAKFEKGKLTLEDLHRIAMSQGEPKQISGKQELYELILSQYL, encoded by the coding sequence ATGAAAGTGCTGATCGGAGATCGGGAGTTCTTCAAGGGCATTGGGAAGATCGCGTATGAAGGGCCCGAGTCGCGAAATCCTCTCGCATTTCGCTGGTACGATGAGAACCGGGTCGTGGCCGGCAAGAAGCTGCGAGATCATCTCCGCTTTGCGGTTGCCTATTGGCACTCGTTTTGTGGCACGGGCAGTGATCCCTTTGGTGCGCCGACACGGCGGCTTCCCTGGCTCAGCGCGACCGATCCGATTCAGCGCGCGAAAGACAAGATGGATGCCTGCTTCGAGTTCGCGACGAAACTGGGCATTCCGTTCTACTGTTTCCACGACTATGACCTCGTCGAAGAGGGCGACACGCTCGCGGAGAGCGAGCGCCGGTTGCAGGTGATGGTGGAGTATGCAAAGGCGAAGCAGAAGGCCTCCGGTGTGAAGCTGCTCTGGGGCACCGCGAACCTGTTCAGTCATCCCCGATACATGAACGGTGCGGCGACAAACCCCGACTTCGCGGTCGTTGCGCGTGCGGGCGCGCAGGTGAAGATGGCGCTGGACATCACGATCGAGCTGGGTGGAGCCAACTACGTCTTCTGGGGCGGCCGCGAGGGCTATTTGTCGCTGCTGAACACCGACATGAAGCGCGAACTCGAGCACATGGCGCGTTTCCTCGCGATGGCGCGCGACTACGCGCGTGCCCAAGGGTGGAAAGGAACACTGCTCATTGAGCCGAAGCCGATGGAACCCTCGAAGCACCAGTACGACTTCGATGCGGCGACCGTGATCGGTTTTCTCCGGCACCATGGTCTCGACAAGGACTTCAAACTCAACATCGAGGTGAACCACTCCACGCTGGCAAACCACTCCTTCCAGCACGAACTCCAGGTGGCGGCAGACGCGGGCATGCTAGGGAGCATTGATGCGAACCGCGGCGACTACCAGAACGGGTGGGACACCGACCAATTCCCGGTGAACCTCTACGAACTGGTGGAGGCGATGTTGGTGATCCTGCCGGCGGGGGGGTTCAAGACCGGCGGCATCAACTTTGATGCGAAGGTTCGTCGGAACTCGACCGACCTGGAGGACATGGTGATCGCGCACATTACTGGCATGGATGCCTTTGCGCGCGCGCTGATCGTCGCGGACGAGATCCTGCGGAGCTCGCCATATCTGAAGCTGCGACGTGAGCGGTATGCCTCGTTTGACTCCGGCGACGGGGCCAAGTTTGAAAAGGGCAAGCTGACGCTCGAAGATCTCCACCGGATCGCGATGAGCCAGGGCGAGCCCAAGCAGATCAGTGGCAAACAAGAACTCTACGAACTCATCCTGAGCCAGTACCTCTGA
- a CDS encoding NIPSNAP family protein, with product MRTRRFVVFLAAMTLSGGLAPAEERQPVELRTYFFASRDRRERFAAFAAEALAPALRRLRCEPVGLFHAAATDNPHLASDTNLELRLYVVIPHPDAQSVMNLDERLAADPTYLAAETNALATPMRDPLYLRRDTQLLRSFRMCPRVRVPAKGPDRIVQLRIYESHNEDRARWKVHMFDDGGEIAIFDRVGLRPVLFGASVAGVRLPSLIYLLAFENRQQLETAWAAFRADPAWLKLKDDPRYTDTVSQIVNLILRPLPGSDI from the coding sequence ATGCGAACGAGGCGTTTCGTCGTTTTTCTTGCGGCCATGACGCTGTCCGGCGGCCTTGCACCGGCGGAGGAGCGCCAGCCCGTCGAACTTCGGACCTATTTCTTTGCGTCACGCGACCGCCGCGAAAGGTTTGCCGCGTTTGCCGCAGAAGCGCTCGCGCCAGCGCTCCGGCGTCTCCGCTGCGAGCCCGTCGGCCTGTTTCATGCGGCGGCCACCGACAACCCCCACCTCGCCAGCGATACGAACCTCGAACTGCGCCTCTACGTCGTCATTCCCCATCCCGATGCGCAGTCCGTGATGAACCTCGATGAACGTCTCGCCGCCGACCCCACCTACCTCGCCGCGGAAACCAACGCGCTCGCCACACCCATGAGGGACCCGCTCTATCTGCGGCGCGACACGCAGCTGCTCCGAAGCTTTCGCATGTGCCCGCGCGTTCGCGTCCCGGCGAAAGGGCCGGACCGCATCGTTCAACTGCGCATCTACGAAAGCCACAATGAAGACCGCGCACGCTGGAAGGTCCACATGTTCGATGACGGCGGCGAAATCGCGATCTTCGATCGCGTGGGCCTCCGGCCAGTCTTGTTTGGCGCTTCCGTCGCCGGCGTCCGCCTTCCCAGCCTCATCTATCTGCTTGCGTTTGAAAATCGCCAGCAGCTGGAAACCGCGTGGGCCGCCTTCCGAGCGGATCCCGCATGGCTGAAGCTGAAGGACGATCCGCGCTACACCGACACCGTCTCACAAATCGTGAACCTCATCCTGCGCCCTCTGCCAGGTTCAGACATTTGA
- the bcp gene encoding thioredoxin-dependent thiol peroxidase: MSLEIGQPAPAFELPDQHGRKVSLSSLRGHKTLIYFYPKADTPGCTKQACALRDALDELGRAGVAVVGISPDPPAAQERFDVKYRLGFPLLSDEDHQVAAKYGAWGEKTMYGKTSMGMIRSAFLLDEEGRVIAAWVPIRPEETVPNVLAALTRC; encoded by the coding sequence ATGAGTCTGGAGATCGGTCAGCCGGCGCCCGCATTTGAACTTCCAGACCAGCACGGCCGCAAGGTGTCACTCTCTAGCCTGCGCGGCCACAAGACGCTGATCTACTTCTATCCGAAGGCCGACACACCCGGTTGTACGAAACAGGCGTGTGCGCTTCGCGACGCGCTGGACGAGCTCGGTCGTGCAGGTGTGGCGGTCGTCGGAATCAGCCCGGATCCGCCCGCTGCGCAAGAGCGTTTCGACGTGAAATACCGCCTCGGCTTCCCGTTGTTGTCGGACGAGGACCACCAGGTTGCCGCCAAGTACGGTGCATGGGGCGAAAAGACCATGTACGGGAAGACCTCCATGGGCATGATCCGGTCCGCATTTTTGCTAGATGAGGAGGGGCGCGTGATCGCGGCCTGGGTTCCTATCCGGCCAGAGGAAACGGTGCCCAACGTGCTTGCCGCGCTGACGCGGTGCTGA
- a CDS encoding Gfo/Idh/MocA family oxidoreductase, whose translation MTGRGDLTRRSFLRGAIATSAPMVLPARLFSAQAPSGRITMGFIGMGKQSRSLLGTFLWRTQVLAVCDVDTTRREDAVAKAKRFYEEHRDLGVPDVTGYNDFRDLLARKDLDAICIATPDHWHAIQTIASVKSGRDVYCEKPLTHNIHEAIEVMKAVAQHRRVLQTGSMQRSSKEFRIACELVRNGVIGKIERVECSFGDPAVPCDLPAEPEEPGLDWNLWLGPAPMRPYNSVLSPRGLHDHFPHWRRYREYGGGMVTDWGAHHLDIAQWGLGMDESGPVEVRPPTDPNAKRGATLIYANGVRVIHKDGFGVHFFGSEGEVKVNRGKFELIIKGETVASSNREKTSCAAEVAKAERMFLANAKVRLYESKSHSDDFLARMRDRGKPIASEVVGARTAICCHLMNLAYYHRQVIRWDPGKLEFAGSTGDPTWLTRNYRSPWRV comes from the coding sequence ATGACGGGGCGTGGTGATCTGACTCGTCGTTCGTTTCTTCGGGGTGCGATCGCTACGAGCGCGCCCATGGTGCTGCCGGCCCGTCTGTTTTCGGCTCAGGCGCCGAGCGGACGCATCACGATGGGGTTCATCGGGATGGGAAAACAGTCCCGCTCGCTGCTGGGCACTTTCCTGTGGCGCACTCAGGTGTTGGCGGTCTGCGACGTCGACACCACCCGGCGGGAAGATGCGGTCGCAAAGGCGAAACGATTCTATGAAGAGCACCGAGACCTCGGTGTGCCGGATGTTACGGGCTACAACGATTTCCGCGATCTGCTGGCGCGAAAGGACCTCGACGCGATCTGTATTGCGACGCCGGACCACTGGCATGCGATCCAGACGATTGCGTCGGTGAAGTCGGGCCGCGACGTCTATTGCGAAAAGCCGCTCACGCACAACATCCACGAGGCGATCGAGGTGATGAAGGCGGTGGCGCAGCATCGGCGGGTGCTGCAGACCGGCTCGATGCAACGTTCCTCCAAGGAGTTCCGGATCGCCTGCGAGTTGGTTCGCAACGGGGTGATCGGCAAGATCGAGCGGGTGGAGTGCAGTTTCGGCGACCCCGCTGTCCCTTGTGATCTGCCGGCGGAGCCGGAAGAGCCGGGGCTGGATTGGAACCTGTGGTTGGGGCCGGCGCCGATGCGACCCTACAATTCGGTGCTGAGTCCACGGGGTCTCCACGATCACTTTCCACACTGGCGGCGATACCGCGAATACGGCGGCGGTATGGTGACGGATTGGGGCGCACATCACCTCGACATTGCGCAGTGGGGGCTCGGGATGGACGAGAGCGGACCGGTGGAGGTGCGCCCGCCGACCGACCCCAACGCGAAGCGAGGCGCGACGCTCATCTACGCGAATGGGGTGCGCGTGATCCACAAGGATGGATTTGGAGTGCACTTTTTCGGGTCGGAGGGCGAAGTGAAGGTCAACCGCGGAAAGTTTGAGCTGATCATCAAGGGGGAGACGGTCGCCTCCTCCAACCGCGAAAAGACCTCGTGCGCGGCCGAAGTGGCGAAGGCCGAAAGGATGTTCCTTGCCAATGCGAAGGTGCGCCTCTACGAGAGCAAGTCGCACAGCGATGACTTCCTCGCGCGGATGAGGGACCGTGGCAAGCCGATTGCCAGCGAGGTGGTCGGGGCTCGCACCGCCATTTGTTGCCACCTGATGAATCTCGCTTACTACCACCGGCAGGTGATTCGGTGGGATCCCGGCAAGCTCGAGTTCGCCGGCAGCACCGGCGATCCCACCTGGTTGACGCGCAACTACCGTTCCCCCTGGCGGGTGTAG
- a CDS encoding DUF1080 domain-containing protein, translating to MSIRSGIAIVVMGVASSRAADGWTNLFDGATLNGWTQLNGTATYRVEDGAIVGRTTEGSPNSFLCTLREFADFELEFEVKLDCGLNSGVQIRSKTKTLPGDSGRKGVAGRVYGPQVEIECSGQNGAEAGYVYGEATGRGWLTPRERLIPHRKFRDGEWNRYRIVARGPRIQTWINGEPVEDLVDEAIYQTHPTGFIGLQVHSVPKGAGPYEVRWRNLRLRELR from the coding sequence ATGAGCATCCGGAGCGGCATCGCCATCGTCGTGATGGGCGTCGCCAGTTCGAGGGCGGCAGACGGATGGACAAACCTCTTTGACGGGGCCACGCTCAACGGTTGGACACAGCTCAACGGGACCGCGACATACCGTGTGGAGGACGGCGCAATTGTCGGCCGGACCACCGAAGGCAGTCCGAACTCGTTTCTGTGCACCCTGCGCGAGTTCGCGGACTTTGAACTCGAGTTCGAGGTCAAGCTTGACTGTGGTCTGAACTCGGGCGTCCAGATCCGCTCCAAGACAAAGACCCTGCCCGGTGACAGTGGCCGCAAGGGCGTTGCCGGTCGAGTGTACGGTCCGCAGGTGGAGATCGAGTGCAGCGGGCAAAACGGCGCAGAGGCTGGCTATGTCTACGGCGAGGCGACCGGCCGTGGGTGGTTGACGCCGAGAGAACGGCTGATCCCGCACAGAAAGTTCCGAGACGGCGAATGGAATCGCTATCGAATTGTCGCGCGCGGCCCGCGAATTCAAACTTGGATCAATGGGGAACCGGTGGAAGACCTGGTGGACGAGGCGATCTACCAGACACATCCGACCGGCTTCATCGGGCTGCAGGTCCACAGCGTGCCCAAGGGCGCCGGCCCCTACGAGGTGCGCTGGCGCAACCTGCGCCTGCGCGAGCTGCGGTAA
- the gatC gene encoding Asp-tRNA(Asn)/Glu-tRNA(Gln) amidotransferase subunit GatC, translating to MTTSSSSSAPEAMRAEVRRVAALARLYLEEEVAERIARDLGRILEYVRQLDELDLEGVEPTAHAMPVSNVFRPDEIEAGLSPEMALRNAPAARDGLFLVPRILE from the coding sequence ATGACAACGTCGAGTTCTTCATCTGCACCGGAAGCGATGCGCGCGGAGGTTCGCCGTGTGGCAGCCCTCGCGCGGCTCTATCTGGAGGAAGAGGTCGCGGAGCGAATTGCGCGGGACCTTGGACGGATCCTCGAATATGTCCGGCAGCTCGACGAACTTGATTTGGAGGGGGTTGAGCCGACCGCTCATGCGATGCCCGTCAGCAACGTCTTCCGGCCGGACGAGATCGAAGCCGGGCTTTCCCCTGAGATGGCCCTGCGCAACGCGCCCGCGGCGCGGGACGGTCTGTTTTTAGTTCCGCGGATCCTCGAGTGA
- the gatA gene encoding Asp-tRNA(Asn)/Glu-tRNA(Gln) amidotransferase subunit GatA, with protein sequence MNAPAAWTLAETRARLAARDVSAREVVESVLEAIERRNGELNAYISVDADAALAAAHEADERRSRGDSAPLLGVPIGVKDNIAVRDAPCTCASRMLANYRSPYDSTVAARLRATGAILLGRLNLDEFAMGSSTETSAFGPVRNPWDPERVAGGSSGGSAAAVAANLAIAALGSDTGGSIRQPASFCGCVGLKPTYGRVSRYGLVAYASSLDQIGPITKTVLDAAILLDAIAGRDPRDSTTLEVPPPGCERALETASQDLRGVRIGIPGEYFIGGLDAEVERLVRGAITRAGALGAEIVAVSLPHTRHAIASYYLIATAEASANLARYDGVRYGLRVSAEGVTEMYARTRGAGFGLEVRRRIILGTHALSAGYYDQYYLRAQKVRTLIRRDFAAAFERCDVIAGPVAPTPAFRLGENLDDPLKMYLSDVYTVPVNLAGVCAVSVPAGRTSAGLPVGLQLIGPAMGEASLLRVARALERERETPP encoded by the coding sequence ATGAACGCGCCCGCCGCCTGGACGCTCGCGGAAACACGCGCTCGGCTAGCGGCGCGGGATGTTTCCGCGAGGGAGGTGGTCGAATCGGTTCTTGAGGCCATTGAGCGTCGAAACGGGGAGTTGAACGCCTACATTTCGGTGGATGCGGACGCGGCGCTCGCCGCAGCGCACGAGGCTGACGAGCGGCGCTCCCGTGGCGATTCGGCACCCCTGCTGGGTGTGCCGATCGGCGTGAAGGACAACATTGCGGTGCGCGACGCGCCGTGCACGTGCGCGTCCCGGATGCTGGCGAATTACCGCTCGCCCTACGATTCGACCGTTGCCGCGCGTCTGCGCGCCACGGGAGCGATCCTGCTGGGACGGCTCAACCTCGACGAGTTCGCGATGGGATCGAGCACGGAGACGTCCGCGTTCGGGCCCGTTCGAAATCCATGGGATCCGGAGCGCGTCGCCGGGGGCTCCAGTGGTGGTTCCGCGGCGGCCGTTGCGGCGAACCTGGCGATTGCGGCGCTCGGCAGCGACACGGGCGGATCGATCCGCCAACCCGCCTCGTTCTGTGGTTGTGTTGGTCTGAAACCCACCTACGGGCGTGTGTCGAGATACGGTCTGGTTGCGTACGCGTCGTCGCTGGATCAAATCGGTCCGATCACGAAAACGGTGCTCGATGCGGCCATTCTATTGGATGCGATCGCGGGCCGAGATCCTCGGGATTCAACAACGCTGGAGGTGCCCCCTCCCGGTTGTGAGCGGGCGCTCGAGACGGCATCGCAAGATCTCCGGGGGGTGCGGATCGGGATCCCGGGCGAGTACTTTATTGGTGGCCTGGACGCGGAGGTCGAGCGGCTGGTGCGTGGTGCGATTACGCGGGCCGGCGCGCTCGGCGCGGAGATCGTCGCGGTGAGCCTTCCGCACACACGCCATGCGATCGCGTCGTACTACCTGATTGCAACCGCGGAGGCTTCGGCAAACCTGGCGCGATATGACGGCGTTCGCTACGGTCTGCGGGTCTCCGCCGAGGGCGTGACCGAGATGTACGCGCGTACCCGAGGGGCGGGGTTTGGACTGGAGGTGCGGCGCCGGATCATCTTGGGCACGCATGCGCTGTCGGCCGGCTACTACGACCAGTATTACCTGCGCGCCCAGAAGGTCCGCACGCTGATTCGGCGCGACTTCGCGGCCGCGTTTGAGCGGTGCGATGTGATCGCCGGTCCGGTCGCGCCGACGCCGGCGTTTCGGCTCGGCGAAAACCTGGACGACCCGCTGAAAATGTACCTCAGTGACGTCTACACCGTGCCGGTCAATCTGGCCGGCGTTTGCGCGGTGTCAGTGCCGGCAGGGCGCACCTCGGCCGGGCTGCCGGTGGGCCTGCAGTTGATCGGACCGGCGATGGGCGAGGCGTCACTGTTGCGTGTCGCACGAGCGCTCGAGCGGGAACGAGAAACGCCTCCATGA
- the gatB gene encoding Asp-tRNA(Asn)/Glu-tRNA(Gln) amidotransferase subunit GatB gives MSWVAAIGLEVHVQLRTASKMFCGCATSFGAPPNTQVCPVCLGLPGAMPVINLEAIRLTVQAGLLLGCRIAPRSRFDRKNYFYPDMPKNYQISQYDQPLCQGGGLDISTADERRFIRIRRIHLEEDVAKSLHYEQVSGIDFNRAGTPLMEIVTEPDLRTPEEAHAFLSELRRVLDYARISDCNLEEGNVRCDVNVSVRRAGEAAFGTKTELKNLNTFRGVQRALAAEIRRQIAVLESGGRVVQETRRWNDETGMTEAMRTKEEEHDYRYFPEPDLMPVELTAEQIEAWRATLPELPAARRARFVIQYGLPEYDAGVLTADRGVADFFEETVRLCGRPKAVSNWIMTEVLRALGEQGVGIAALPLTPRALSELILAVEQGQISMLAAKDVLSELMERGGMPDEVIRAKGLAQVSDEMAIAAWAQEAIAKHPGPAADYRGGKAAALQFLIGQVMKLSGGKANPKLVAAALRRQLESG, from the coding sequence ATGAGCTGGGTTGCAGCGATCGGCCTCGAGGTCCACGTGCAGTTGCGGACCGCGTCGAAAATGTTTTGCGGCTGCGCGACGTCGTTCGGGGCGCCGCCGAATACCCAGGTTTGCCCTGTATGTCTCGGGCTGCCGGGCGCGATGCCGGTCATCAACCTGGAGGCGATCCGCCTGACGGTCCAGGCGGGGCTGTTGCTGGGATGTCGGATTGCGCCGCGCAGCCGGTTTGACCGGAAGAACTATTTCTATCCCGACATGCCGAAGAATTATCAGATTTCGCAGTATGACCAGCCGCTGTGCCAGGGAGGCGGGCTGGACATCAGCACCGCGGACGAGCGGCGCTTCATTCGGATCCGGCGGATTCATCTGGAGGAGGACGTCGCCAAAAGCCTGCACTACGAGCAGGTCAGCGGGATTGATTTCAACCGGGCAGGGACCCCACTGATGGAGATCGTGACCGAACCGGACCTGCGCACGCCGGAGGAGGCACATGCGTTTCTGAGCGAGCTCCGGCGGGTGCTCGACTATGCTCGAATCAGCGATTGCAATTTGGAAGAGGGCAACGTCCGATGCGACGTGAACGTCAGTGTCCGCCGCGCGGGGGAGGCGGCGTTCGGGACGAAGACGGAGCTGAAGAACCTGAACACCTTCCGAGGTGTGCAGCGGGCGCTGGCGGCGGAAATTCGGCGTCAGATTGCCGTGCTGGAGTCGGGCGGACGCGTGGTGCAGGAAACTCGGCGGTGGAACGATGAGACTGGTATGACCGAGGCGATGCGGACGAAGGAGGAGGAGCACGACTATCGCTACTTTCCTGAGCCGGATTTGATGCCGGTGGAGCTGACCGCTGAGCAGATCGAGGCGTGGCGGGCAACTCTGCCCGAACTACCGGCCGCGCGCCGGGCGCGCTTCGTCATCCAGTACGGGCTCCCGGAATATGACGCCGGCGTGTTGACCGCGGACCGCGGTGTTGCGGACTTTTTTGAAGAAACTGTCCGACTGTGCGGGCGGCCGAAAGCGGTCTCGAATTGGATCATGACGGAAGTGCTGAGGGCGCTCGGGGAGCAGGGCGTGGGGATTGCGGCGCTTCCGCTGACGCCGCGCGCACTGTCCGAGCTGATCCTCGCGGTCGAACAGGGCCAGATCAGCATGCTCGCCGCGAAGGATGTCCTCAGTGAGCTGATGGAACGGGGAGGCATGCCGGATGAGGTGATCCGCGCGAAAGGCCTTGCGCAGGTGAGCGACGAGATGGCGATCGCGGCCTGGGCGCAGGAGGCGATCGCAAAGCATCCCGGCCCGGCCGCTGACTACCGCGGCGGCAAGGCGGCCGCGCTGCAGTTTTTGATCGGCCAGGTGATGAAGCTGAGCGGAGGCAAGGCGAATCCAAAACTGGTGGCGGCCGCGCTGCGCCGGCAGCTCGAGAGCGGGTAA
- the ahcY gene encoding adenosylhomocysteinase produces the protein MTRKRSTHKGDYRVADLSLADFGRREMKLAEHEMPGLMTIRRKYGPSKPLRGARITGSLHMTIQTAMLIETLQQLGAKVRWASCNIFSTQDHAAAALAAAGTPVFAYKGESLREYWEFTDRALDWGDGRGPNMILDDGGDATLFVHLGYQAEEDPSVLDGPYENEEERALKERLKLSLKRDPGRFHRIVREIRGVTEETTTGVRRLYRMHQEGRLLFPAFNVNDSVTKSKFDNIYGCRHSLVDGIMRATDVMISGKVAVVAGYGDVGKGSAQSLRGQCARVIVTEIDPICALQAAMEGYEVMPMDRACEIGDIFVTATGCCDVITEKHMRRMKHQAIVCNIGHFDSEIQVDALRKYKWEEIKPQVHKITFPDGKCILLLAEGRLVNLGCATGHPSFVMSNSFTNQVLAQMELYTNPGKYPVGVYCLPKKLDEEVARLHLAHLGAEIDRLTPRQARYLGVPVDGPFKPDHYRY, from the coding sequence ATGACGCGTAAACGCTCGACGCACAAAGGCGACTATCGCGTCGCGGATCTGTCGCTGGCGGATTTCGGCCGGCGGGAGATGAAGCTCGCCGAACACGAGATGCCCGGCCTGATGACGATACGCCGCAAGTACGGTCCCTCGAAGCCACTGCGGGGCGCCCGCATCACGGGCTCGCTGCACATGACGATTCAGACGGCGATGCTGATTGAAACGTTGCAGCAGTTGGGCGCGAAAGTGCGGTGGGCCAGCTGCAACATTTTCTCGACCCAGGATCACGCCGCCGCGGCGCTCGCGGCGGCGGGCACGCCGGTGTTCGCGTACAAGGGCGAGAGCTTGCGTGAGTACTGGGAGTTCACCGACCGGGCGCTCGACTGGGGCGACGGCCGTGGGCCGAACATGATTCTCGATGATGGCGGTGACGCGACCCTTTTCGTGCATCTTGGTTACCAGGCCGAGGAAGACCCGTCCGTGCTCGATGGCCCCTACGAGAACGAAGAAGAGCGGGCGTTGAAGGAGCGCCTGAAGCTTTCACTCAAGCGTGACCCCGGCCGGTTTCACCGGATCGTGCGGGAGATCCGAGGTGTGACCGAAGAGACCACGACAGGTGTCCGGCGGCTTTACCGCATGCATCAGGAGGGGCGCCTGCTGTTTCCCGCCTTCAATGTGAACGACTCCGTGACGAAGTCGAAGTTCGACAACATTTACGGCTGCCGCCACTCCCTGGTGGACGGCATCATGCGGGCGACCGACGTCATGATCTCCGGCAAAGTTGCGGTGGTCGCGGGATACGGCGATGTGGGCAAGGGATCAGCCCAGAGCCTCCGGGGCCAGTGCGCGCGCGTGATCGTCACCGAGATTGACCCCATCTGTGCGCTGCAGGCCGCGATGGAGGGTTACGAGGTGATGCCGATGGATCGCGCCTGCGAGATCGGCGACATCTTTGTCACCGCGACGGGCTGCTGCGACGTCATCACCGAAAAGCACATGCGCCGGATGAAACATCAGGCGATCGTCTGCAACATCGGTCACTTTGACAGTGAAATTCAGGTGGACGCACTGCGGAAGTACAAGTGGGAAGAGATCAAACCGCAGGTCCACAAGATCACGTTCCCGGACGGTAAGTGCATTTTGCTGCTGGCCGAAGGCCGGCTGGTGAACCTGGGCTGTGCGACCGGCCATCCGAGCTTTGTGATGTCGAACAGCTTTACGAACCAGGTGCTCGCACAGATGGAGCTGTACACGAACCCCGGCAAGTATCCAGTGGGCGTGTACTGCCTGCCGAAGAAGCTGGACGAGGAGGTGGCGCGCTTGCATCTGGCCCATTTGGGCGCCGAAATCGACCGTCTGACGCCGCGGCAGGCGCGTTATCTTGGTGTTCCGGTGGACGGCCCCTTCAAGCCGGACCACTATCGGTATTAG